Proteins from a single region of Schistocerca gregaria isolate iqSchGreg1 chromosome 3, iqSchGreg1.2, whole genome shotgun sequence:
- the LOC126356074 gene encoding NADH-ubiquinone oxidoreductase chain 5-like, with amino-acid sequence MAGLGANFEFDLKKIIALSTLRQLGLIIRILAIGYPKLAFFHLLAHALFKALLFICAGSIIHNLKDSQDIRFIGSIVNFIPLTSVCFNVSSLSLCGIPFLAGFYSKDLILEMVCLR; translated from the coding sequence atggctggattgggcgctaattttgagtttgatttaaagaagattattgctctttctactttaagacaacttggtttaataataagaattttggctataggttatccaaagcttgcattttttcatttattggctcatgctttatttaaggcattattatttatatgtgcaggttcaataattcataatttgaaggattctcaggatattcgttttataggatcaattgttaatttcatacctttaacttcagtttgttttaatgtttctagtttatctttgtgtggaataccttttttagcgggattttattcaaaggatttaattcttgagatggtttgtttaagatga